The Faecalibacterium sp. I3-3-89 sequence CATAACGAACCTCCTTAAATTCTGTACTCTACTATATAAATTGTGTGCTTCTCATCATCCCAGACAACGAGACTAAAATTCACATCTTCAGAATGTAAAAGCAATGTATTCATTTCGGCTTCCGAGCGTAGTTCCTTATGCTGACTATTATCATAAAGAAAAAAATTTCCACTTGCAATTTCAGGAATCACAAAATCTAATCCAAAATATGACGACACATTTTTTAATATAGAAGATATGGTTGGAGAATCATTAATTTTCTCCCATGAATCGAGTTGATGAATAATTTTGGCTGCATCCACATCGTAGTATACCGCTAACATTATCCCATCATTTTGCAATCCGCCATAAGCCTCATATATCAACGATTCAGAGTATGTTGCTTTTCCAATTTTGAATTGTTTCAAATAATCTCGTTTTTCATATTTGCTTTTTCTTCCAAGCATAAAGCCCAAAAGCAAGCACAGTGCGACTATAGCTAGGTATCGGATAACTCGCGTTGGTCTCGCCTTTATAATTACCTCACACCTTTCTAACTTGCTGAAATATATAACAAACTCCACTTATCTACTGGTACTTCCGGTAATGGTTTCGCTCCGTCCATCGGAATAGCTAAAGGTCGCAGAATACTCAAGCCTATAAGATTTTCCGGGCTTAGTGTTAAAGCTACTGCTCACCATGCAGGTTGAGGTCGTGCTGCTGTTTGAGCAGCTACTTACTTTTTGCCATGTTCCAATTGTCCCCTTTTCATAGAGAACGCCTGAAACGCTGATTTTCTTTACTCCAGTTCGAGTCTGGGCATCAACCTGATAGTATGTTTGGTAAATAGATCCGTTGACCGTACTATCGCCTACATACCGTTCAGACTTTTCAGCGGCCATTGCGGTGCAGGCAAAGCTCAAGAGAATCACCGCTGAAACAACAATGGACAACAAACGCTTTTTCGACATAGACATACACCTCCGTTTTTTTGCTCCCATCAAGAGCCTTTGTATAATCAACGCAATTCGCATTCGCTTCGTTTCAATTTTCAGGAGAAAATTTTTCAAATTTTCCATCTTTGTAAGTTCAGACAAAAAGAAAGCCAGACATTTGTGAACTCTCACAAGTGTCCAGCTTTCTTAACGGATACCTTCCGCAATTTTCATAATCTCATCGTATGGAATGTTTCCCATAACGGTATGTGTAATCCCCCGATGTTCCCAACTTAGAGTATAAACATTCTTTCCATGTTCATCCGTACTGGTTCCAAGTACACCATCTGCTTCTCCGACCTTTACGGTTTCGTACACTGTATGCTCATTATCAAACAGGGACTGCTGCCCTGGCTGGATAATTGAGCAACGGACTGTGTAGCTTTCCTCTGTTTCTTTTGACGAGTAAACATGTAAAAAGTTTTCTGCTCGCTCAAATTTCTGCACATCGTCCATTTCAAAGCCGTTCGGCACATAATGGTCGCTGTATCCATCCGGGAGCCACTCCAGCGGTTCGCCATCCACCTGATAAGTCAGCTGCATCTCAATGGGCAGAAATTTTTGAATCATCGTATAGACTGCCCTGCGGAAATCAGCGCTGACCGCAAGAGCACCAACCGTCAGCATTACGAGTGTCAATGCCGCAATTAGTACTCGTTTCAACACTGGGTGGTGCTTTTTCTTCTTTAAGGCCTCTGTCATTCGTTCGTCCCATTGGGACGTATCTGGGTAGATTTCCTCAAACTGCTTTGGCGTTGGAAGCGAATCCAGTTCTCTTTGCGCATCTGCACGAAGTGCCATCATCAAAGCCGCATCAAATGAAATGTCTGTCCGCTCACTCATGGCTGTTCATCTCCTTCCATAATAGTTTTCGTCCTCGAAAGAGCCGTGTTCGTACCACTTCATCCGTTAATCCCAGCGATTTTGCAATCTCACGGTTTGTATATCCCATTGCCAAAAGGCGTAGCGGATCACGGTACATCGGTTTCATTTGGCCAATCAGTTCTGTTAGACGTTCAATGTTATCGGTGCTAACTGCTGCATCATCCGGCACCGGAGCGGCATCTGGTTCGTTTGGGACATCTTCCAGCAATTCTTCTCGTTGTTTGCGAAGCATATCATATGCACGGCTTCTACTACAACTAACGAGATAAGCAGCGAGTTCGTGACAGTTTTCTCGATGAATTTTAGAAAAATTTTTTGCAACGTACAAAAATACCTCTTGTAGCACATCCTCTGCCAGATACGAATCATCCATGATTTTGTAAGCGGTATGGTAAACCAGCCGTTTGTATGTATTGTACACCTCGGTAAAATCTTCTTCAAAGTTTCGATCATCAAGCACACTTAGATATAACGCAAGCAACGCAGTCACCTCTATTCACATTGATTGTGTGTAGTGTACCACGAACCAATAAAAATGTCGAATACAACCAACTTTTGAAAAGGAGCGTGATGCCATTGACCCAACCGAAAACCGATCTCGCCTATCTCCGCAGCGAGAAAGCCAAAGCAGAACAGCAGCTGCGCTACTACCAGCACCGGGAGAAAATTCTGGAACACCAGATACCGGAGCTGACCCGCAAGGCCCGTGTGCATCGGCTGTGTACCCGTGCCGGAATGCTGGAAAGTTTTCTGATTGCGCCGGAAGAACTCACCAACGATCAGGTGATGGAGCTGCTGAAAATTGCGTTCCGTCAGCCGGAAGTTGCGCTGGCTCTTGCAAAGATGATTCACGACCTGCACGAAAGCCGCAGCGTTCCGCACCCTTTAGAATAAAGGGCGCAATTATACACCGTTCCGGTGAAATTGCGGTCTTGCAGACGGCTCGATGAAATCGAAGCTGGCGTTTGTGCGCCAGCCCGATTCCATCCCAAGGAAAACTGCATTTTCCTTGCGCTGCTTTGCAGCTATCCTTTTGCGGCTCCCGCCTGAGATCGAAGCGCATGGCACTCCGTTCTAAGGCGGCGAGCAAAACCGAATACAATTCCAGACCGTTCACCAAGAGCAATCTTGCTGGGCGGTCTTTTTGTTTGGGGGTGATGCCTATTCCGTGTCCGCATTTCAAAATTACCATCGTCAAGCGCAGCCAAGGGCAGTCCGCTGTTGCCGGGGCCGCTTACCAAAGCGGCGAACGGCTGTTCAGCGAGTACGACCAGAGAACAAAATTCTACAACAAGAAGAAAGAGCTTGTCCACGCTGAGATCATGCTGCCATCCTATGCGCCGCCCGGATATGCAGACCGGGCGACCCTCTGGAACGCCGTAGAAGCTGTGGAGAACCAGTGGAACTCCCAGCTTGCCCGGCGCATCGTGCTGGCGTTCCCGGTGGAGGTGCCGAAGGAGCAGTATTTGTCCATGATAAAAGAGTTTTGTCAGGAGCAGTTTGTTTCCAAAGGGATGATTGCCGACTTTGCCATCCACGACAAGGGAGATGGAAACCCACACGCTCACATTCTGCTGACGCTCCGGGCAATAGATGAACACGGCAAGTGGCTCCCGAAAGCCAGAAAGGTGTACGACCTTGACGAGAACGGTGAGCGCATCCGGCTCGCTTCCGGCAACTGGAAGTGCCACAAGGAAAACACGGTGGACTGGAACGACCAGAAGTATGCCGAGGTCTGGCGGCATGGCTGGGAGACCATTACCAACCGCTATTT is a genomic window containing:
- a CDS encoding DUF4367 domain-containing protein; this translates as MSERTDISFDAALMMALRADAQRELDSLPTPKQFEEIYPDTSQWDERMTEALKKKKHHPVLKRVLIAALTLVMLTVGALAVSADFRRAVYTMIQKFLPIEMQLTYQVDGEPLEWLPDGYSDHYVPNGFEMDDVQKFERAENFLHVYSSKETEESYTVRCSIIQPGQQSLFDNEHTVYETVKVGEADGVLGTSTDEHGKNVYTLSWEHRGITHTVMGNIPYDEIMKIAEGIR
- a CDS encoding RNA polymerase sigma factor is translated as MTALLALYLSVLDDRNFEEDFTEVYNTYKRLVYHTAYKIMDDSYLAEDVLQEVFLYVAKNFSKIHRENCHELAAYLVSCSRSRAYDMLRKQREELLEDVPNEPDAAPVPDDAAVSTDNIERLTELIGQMKPMYRDPLRLLAMGYTNREIAKSLGLTDEVVRTRLFRGRKLLWKEMNSHE
- a CDS encoding DUF3847 domain-containing protein — protein: MTQPKTDLAYLRSEKAKAEQQLRYYQHREKILEHQIPELTRKARVHRLCTRAGMLESFLIAPEELTNDQVMELLKIAFRQPEVALALAKMIHDLHESRSVPHPLE